In Muribaculum gordoncarteri, the genomic window ACCGGCTCGGAATTCAAGGTTGTGAGAGCCGAGTAATCGGAATTGATTAGATATAGTGATGAAAACGGAGTAAAATTACTTGTTTTTAGGTATGGTGAAGGTTGTATATATGGAGTAACTTTGCATCCGGATAATTATACGAATTTATACCTCGTACCCCAGTGTTAACAAATATTGGGCGACAGAGTTTTGGCGCGGGCTTCATTTTCATTCATGGGAATAAGGTCCGCGTTCTTGATTTTATGATAATGTTTTAACCTCAGTATGTTAGGGCAGGGGGTAAATTTTGTTAATGATAAAACCAATCGATGGGTAAATCCATTTTTTAATTATAAGTTTAATTTTAAATGATTGGATTTTATGGATTACAATGAAGTTATCAATAGCGAGCCCGTAGTACTTGTTGAGTTTTATGCATCGTGGTGCCCTCACTGCCAGCGCATGATGCCGGTAGTTGAGCAGGTGAAGGAGCTGCTTCAGGGACGCGTCAAGGTGTATCAGTTTGACATTGACGAGAATAAATCGAAAGCAGGCGAAGCCGAAGTGGAATCGGTGCCTACATTCATCATCTATCGCAACGGCAAGGAGATGTGGCGTAACAGCGGAGAGATGGAGGGCGAAGTTCTGCTGAGCAAGATTGAATCGGTTCTCTGATAGCAACGGCCATGTCACACAAGTCGGGCACTACATTATTCTCCGATTTCCTTGAAGAGTTGGGCGTAAGGCACACTGTTGAATATTCTGACCGACAATTCAACAGCATGCCTTTCAAGTCGTTGTTCGGCTTGTCGAAGCTGTTGCAGCAGTATGGTGTCGACAGCGAGGGTGTTCAGCTTGGCGACAAGAGGGAGATCATGAAGTTGTCGGCTCCGTTTCTGGCCCGCACAAAGGGCGGATTTGTAATCGTGACCCGAGTCACGCCCGTTGCCGTGAATTACGTGACGCAGGGTGTGAGCGAGTCCATGTCGCTGGGCGAATTCATGAAGGTGTGGTCGGGAATGGTATTCCTTGCATTTCCCGGCGACAAGGCCGTTGAGCCCGATTATGCCGCGCACCACCGTGACGAGCTGCTGGCAAAGGCCAAAGGATGGTTGATGTGGGGCGGTGTCATAGCACTGTTCTTATATCTCGTTATAAACAACGGCATATATCGTCACATCTCTACCGTGTTATTGACTATCCTTGAC contains:
- a CDS encoding vitamin K epoxide reductase family protein, producing the protein MSHKSGTTLFSDFLEELGVRHTVEYSDRQFNSMPFKSLFGLSKLLQQYGVDSEGVQLGDKREIMKLSAPFLARTKGGFVIVTRVTPVAVNYVTQGVSESMSLGEFMKVWSGMVFLAFPGDKAVEPDYAAHHRDELLAKAKGWLMWGGVIALFLYLVINNGIYRHISTVLLTILDIGGLYLTYLLLQKSLKIKNPTADRVCGVLQEGGCDSVLEMKASKFFGIFSWSEVGFAYFSVSLLALLMFPQWIRYLALCNVCCLPFTFWSILYQRFRAHKWCTLCVSVQATLWLLFFCYLSGGWLKGVFPLRIEFFVLGVTYLTVLLLLNKIMPQFDNTVVNYESNETNSQA
- a CDS encoding thioredoxin family protein, whose protein sequence is MDYNEVINSEPVVLVEFYASWCPHCQRMMPVVEQVKELLQGRVKVYQFDIDENKSKAGEAEVESVPTFIIYRNGKEMWRNSGEMEGEVLLSKIESVL